The following nucleotide sequence is from Trifolium pratense cultivar HEN17-A07 linkage group LG2, ARS_RC_1.1, whole genome shotgun sequence.
CTTGCTCCgatctttgaggtctttgatgggtaagacaacaaatgagcttactgtgtttgtacgtgacggcaaaggggacctagccaatcttatatataaaagatctcaacctagtaccacccatcatgaaccctagagttgggcctacactttatttctacacaaatcaaaattagtgttcaagctcattattattgatcacaattatcgggcttaagcatcatcaaatggatcacaacaacatcaacccgtttttattaaaaccaaaagccacaattgattgcagcccacacaatattagaaaatattctaacaactTATGCCAAAATGATGAAGGGACACAACCTTTGAAAGCAtttcaaaaatgtaaatttgaatttcaaattaaccattgcaacctttcaaatatattttggaaaatctCCAACACACTTGCAGTGTGAAAAAAGACTAAATGAGGTTTATGAAAACTGCATCAACATGATAATACACACCATGTTTTTCAATTGATTCGGGCACAACAATACAGTTCAATGCGTTTTTGTTCCTAAAGCAGTGTTTCGGATCCTGCGATCTGAATCTGTCCTTTTTCGGATCCTAGGTTCTGAAGATAAGTATTTTCGGAATTTACGAACTGAAGATACATGTTTGGAGGAGTTCCTAAAAGCAAATTGAATTTCGGGAAGCACAATTGCTGCATTTCAGGAAGCACAATTGCTTTATATTGCATTTCATGAAGAGTTTCAAAAACAGAGTCACCTCCTTCTTCCTTGGAACAACACTGTTCATCTCCTTAAGTCATTGCATTTTGATTTTATCAAATGATGGGTTTGTATAGGTGTCAtgatatttttgtttctatagTCTCTTAATTCATTGTTCGAAAGTTATGGGTATTAGACCGAGACATAATCCATATTGATCATTTTCAGAAGAAGCAGAACTTATAATATATGGTTCACCGTTTTGCAGCGGAATGATGGTTACCAAAGCTACATTTGTTGGTCCTGGTTTTAATCTATAATTGAGGTATTTATATTTCGGTGGAGTCTAGGGTGAGGGCTTAATTAAGTCCTCACCGATGTACCACTTAAAAAAGTACCGTCAGATTTTATCAATGGTGTAGATCTATTTTTAGAAAGACGAGAACATATGTACACTCTCACACACAATTTTGCCCCTAATTTCCACACCTGGGCTTCTTCGACTGTGTACCAATCAACCAAGTGCCTTTCTTTTGGCAAACCAAATCTTTGGCCATAGCCGCATCACAGATTTAATTGAAATTATGTAAAGGAAAACAACATTGATAATCAAGGTTTCCATCTACTAGTATTTGACAAATCCAAGAGTTTCTCACAGTTTTTCCCAACTTCTTTCTACCCCTTTCTTTTAATCACCTGTCATTCAGgttatcattttttcaatttatctcTAAAACTTATATACAGAATCGAAGGTATATCAAGATCTAGTTTTTTTTATCGGATAAGAACGACGGACAAAAAAATTATCCTGAATCGAAACCCAGTTGAAATTGAATAAATTTCACATTGTTTTCTTTAAAGTTAGATTTAGATCGGGAGGAAAGTTGTCAGAAACTTTCGAGGATGACGGAAAACTGAGGCATAAAAGTTATTGAGGAACTCGCGTTCACTGTGCTTCTATGCCTAAAGATGGAGAAGTTGACACAAAGTGAAAGAGTGAATGGAaagggggagagagagagagagagagagagagagagagagagagagagagagaatctTGTGTGGTTGTGACTAATGAGATCCTGTAGAGTTCTTTGATCTAATTGTCGAATCAAgtggtacaccggtgagggacttgaTTGAGCTCTCACCTCAGAAGCCACCTTATATTTCTTgcttttttggcttaattagtaaaatggtcccttaaatacattgttggtttcacattggtctcttaaagaaaaaaatgtatgaataggtcccttaaagaaaaaaatgtctgaataggtccttaaaaacatctccgttaatcagtttcgTCCTTTTCGTCCATTTTTTCGatgaccaaactgattaacggagatgtctttaagggacctattcggaccttttttttttctttaaggaaccaatgtgaaaccaaaaatatctttaaggaccattttactaatcattttttttcctactcACCTACTGCTCTGTTTTCCTTGAACTGGTGCAATTTGAGATGTTGCACATAATTGCTTACTTTGTTCCCAATTTCTATAAGGCACCAAATACATGAAAATGCAATTAGAGAGAATTGTTTTATTACAAGAGATTTGAAGAGGAAGAAATAAAACAACGATGAAAGTGTTGAGatccaacaacaataacaacaagaaTTGCAGCAGGAGGTCTCTTTCAATGGAAATCAAgacccaacaacaacaaactcaatctgattttgattttaattgtaCTGAAGATGAGGATACAAGAGAAAGACCAAGTTGAAGAGGAATAGAGAAAGCGGTTCAAATTGAACTTCGGATCTATCTTCCAAATATAAAGAGAGTTCGGATCGTATAATCCGAAGTCCAAAATTAGGGgcatttttgggttttcggggGGCTTGAGAGAAATGTAagggcctaaaaagcaattaTGTCTGCCATGCCAAATTCCAACTAGTGTAGTAAACCCAAAATGACAAAACAATTCAGTACCTAAAACGCAACAGGTTCAAAAAAGGTACCGTTCAAAAATACAGGATCGGTGTGCACCAAATTTTTATAACAGTTTGATTTAGCTAGGGACGAACCATAGATACTAAACAGTCGTTTTGATCAATGCTAAACAGTCCAATCGTTGTTGCGTTGCTTCCATTCTTTTAAATAAACTGTTTTTCTAATGATAGCTAAATAGTTAATTTTAACCTCAAATACACTTCAAATTCAAAGACAGCTCTTGCGAGAATGACttaaatataaaaccattttgAATATCCTTAAAACATTAGACTTTTTCCTTGATCATGAAAGTTTGTATGAGAGATGATGCATTTTCTCCTGCTCATCATTTGTACAACaatgaaaagaacaaaataGGCCGAGGGTAGAATGATTACACTTGAGACTCAAAAATCCTACACGAGTCCCACAATTTTACAGTGCCAAAAGTGGGAAAGTGACAAATAATCTACCAAGGCCTTAGTGATGTTAACAACTGGCAATAACAAATAACGCTCTATAACCTTAAGAACTATCTCTTTTTTCTCTCGGTTGTTGCATCCTAGCAAAACCATGGTCAGGGATGAAGCAAACATTACAATTGATCAGTCACAGATTTGACGCCTATTCAACGCGTCTTCAAAGCGGCTACATGATCCCACCCTCATCTCTGTGCTCATGTCATTCTCTGGTGCTGGATAGTAATCCTCTCTCAGCTGAACATCCCTTAGGTTTGGTATTTTGAGGAAAAAGTTCATGAAATGTTCATGAGTAGTCCCATGAATGAAAAGTTTCCTCAGAGTATAACATTCTTGTAGCAAGCCAGCAGCTGGAAGTGACAAACACCTCTGGTTCACATCCTCATCTTGTGGTGGCCAATAATGAAGTTCATTCAGACTCAAACTGCCAATTCCATTGAGGAAGAACCTCTCCCACAAGCTCAAATCCATTTGTCCTGAAGGTGCCGTGTATACAAAACCTTTTGTATCACCACAATCCAGTTGCATCTTTGACAACTGAGGATAACAGGCCAAAATACTCAGACCAAATTCGCTCACTGCCGGTTTTGGCTGCCCTCTGCAATCTCCTTCCACTTTTATACAGATCTCCTCTAGATTGGGGCAATCTTCCAACCCCGCTGATGGTAATTGAGTCAAAAGATCACCAACCTTTATCCAAAGAGAAAGATACTGCAGCTTGTCCCAGCTATTGCCATAGTAACCATTGCTGTTGCCATTGCTTTGCAAAAATGAATCATCAGCCTCCGATCCATACTCGCATTTCTGCCTCTTCCTATTGCTAGTATCTTCTCCACATTCGTCACGACCAAAGGAATCCATTAATTCAGAACCATTCAGTCCATCCAAAGCATTCAGATCAAAGTTGCAAAAACCATGTCCAAAGTTGTCATTTTCCTTCCACACGCAATCAAAATGAAGTCGCTCAATCCGGTCCTGAATAGGCTCGAAAGCTCTGAGAGTAGCTGCAGCGTCAAGGTTGACACAGGAAGCAACCTTGACATCAATCAAGGTCCTTCGAAGCAAGCAAGCCATGGTCCTCAACCCTTTTTCAGTAACAAGCTTGCATCCCTGAATCTCAAACTTCACCAACCGGGAACATCCTCTGCCAATCTCAATCAACCCCATGTCATCAAGGTCACCACAGTTGTTAACAGACAAGGATCGAAGCCCATGGCAAAGGGCGATTCCGTCAAGCCGTGACCCAATTGCCAAACAAATCCCTTGAAACTGACCCAACTTCACAACCTTCAAATTAGGACACTTGGAACTTAACATCTCCAAAGAAACACTACTCTCAGTGACATTTTTACAAACATCTAGAACCAACTCTTCCAAAAGTGGAAGCCCAGAGAACAACGCTTCAAGGGTGCCGCGGTTTAACCTAGCATCCTCTCCAGCCTCCTCATCTCCTCTAGGATTCGTAAAGGAGGAGGTATCAGCCATGTGAAGGAGTTTGAGCTTGGGGCAATTGGAAGCAATAGCCAACAAAGTTTCATCACCTACGAATCCGATGTATCTAGGATCGAAATTGCAAGCGACGAGAAAGTGCTCCAGGTTAGGGCAAGATGAGGTGATGGATTCAATTTGGTTAGACTTGAATCCTTCGGTGAAGGATGTCGTAAGGAGGTTCAAACGACGGAGCGAAGCGGTGGCGGCGGTGTTCGCTGACAGAACCGGTGGGAGATCCTCTGGCCAGTGGTAAAACGATGAGAGATCGAGCGAAGTGAGGGATCGGCATCGCGAGAATAAGGCGGCGAAATCGGAGCCCGGTTGTAACCCCTGAGGACGCTGGTGCCATCGGACGAGACGAAGTTGACGGAGGTCCGGCCAGTGGTTGAAGAGGAGTAATTGGAGTGTTTGAGGGTGACGCACGTAGAGAGTGAGTGAAGTGACGCGCGGGAAAGCATTTCGGAGACGTTGGGCTAGAAGCGGTGAATCAGCGGTGATGGGTGAACAGAAGAGCGCGTGACCCCACGGTGAGAGTAGCGAAACATCGAGATTGGTAACGTGTGTGAAGGAAGTTGGAATTCTGTAAAGGTCACGCGCGTTTCCTCGGAGCGTGAGGGAAGTTCGCGTTTTCCTCTCTAATCGGTAGAAACTCTGACATACAAGTGAGAGTGAGTTTCGAGTTCGTGTGTGAGTGATTCCGGCGAAGACTTTGGATAGAATCTCCTCCGGCAGTTGGGTCACGGAGGTAGCTAGGTTGTTTCCAACCATAGCTGCGCTGgtaagatgatgatgatgatgatgggaAGATTTAATTTAATGAGTTAAGGgttattgattgattgattgttgTGGCAGGTTGTGAGTTGtgagatagatagatagatagatagatagatcgATGATGGAGTACTACAGTAGTATATGGTATGGTATGGAAGGGATGATAATATGGGTATTATTAGTCATTCATTCTCAGAGTGAGAAAACACTTTGTTGGTTGGTGGATTGGGTCAAGCATAGCCACGTGAATACGATGTATGTATCTGCCTATGCTCTgcaaaattgagagagagagagattgaaaaGGACGACGACGGATGGTTTGGATTTTTGTAAAGGGCAAGCCATGGGATTTGGATTCTGTAGTTGACTGCACTGTAGTCATTAAATCAAATATGGACTGTCCGATTAAGATCAGATGACTCAGATTTTAAGAtcagattttaattataaaattgatcTTAAACTTTAGACTGTatgatcttgatcagacggaCTGGACGTAGCCGACTGCACTGCAGTCACTAAATTCCTGACTGCACTCTATGGGAAAGTAATGTAATGCTGCTGCATACCAAATCTCTCTCTacattatactttttttatttatttattactaataaCAAAACTCTAACTAGTGTTTTAGTAACttaacaataaattaattaatgatagtaaaataatcttaatttttaaaaaactataaaaattattatttgaaatataaaattgacttgttttttttattttttaattagtattCATATAtgcttagtaaaaaaaaatagtattccTATGATACTAGTTAGCATgactattactattatttattactAGTACCATTTGCGTCTGTCTGTATTTATTATGCAAAACCTAGATAAAAAAAgacatgttttatgtt
It contains:
- the LOC123906431 gene encoding F-box/LRR-repeat MAX2 homolog A produces the protein MVGNNLATSVTQLPEEILSKVFAGITHTRTRNSLSLVCQSFYRLERKTRTSLTLRGNARDLYRIPTSFTHVTNLDVSLLSPWGHALFCSPITADSPLLAQRLRNAFPRVTSLTLYVRHPQTLQLLLFNHWPDLRQLRLVRWHQRPQGLQPGSDFAALFSRCRSLTSLDLSSFYHWPEDLPPVLSANTAATASLRRLNLLTTSFTEGFKSNQIESITSSCPNLEHFLVACNFDPRYIGFVGDETLLAIASNCPKLKLLHMADTSSFTNPRGDEEAGEDARLNRGTLEALFSGLPLLEELVLDVCKNVTESSVSLEMLSSKCPNLKVVKLGQFQGICLAIGSRLDGIALCHGLRSLSVNNCGDLDDMGLIEIGRGCSRLVKFEIQGCKLVTEKGLRTMACLLRRTLIDVKVASCVNLDAAATLRAFEPIQDRIERLHFDCVWKENDNFGHGFCNFDLNALDGLNGSELMDSFGRDECGEDTSNRKRQKCEYGSEADDSFLQSNGNSNGYYGNSWDKLQYLSLWIKVGDLLTQLPSAGLEDCPNLEEICIKVEGDCRGQPKPAVSEFGLSILACYPQLSKMQLDCGDTKGFVYTAPSGQMDLSLWERFFLNGIGSLSLNELHYWPPQDEDVNQRCLSLPAAGLLQECYTLRKLFIHGTTHEHFMNFFLKIPNLRDVQLREDYYPAPENDMSTEMRVGSCSRFEDALNRRQICD